In one Candidatus Nomurabacteria bacterium genomic region, the following are encoded:
- the lepA gene encoding elongation factor 4, with protein MEQSRIRNFCIIAHIDHGKSTLSDRLLEVTGTIEKRKMKDQALDTMDIERERGITIKLQPARMRYTAKDGVEYELNLIDTPGHVDFTYEVSRSLAAVEGAILLVDATQGVQAQTIANLYLALEQDLVIIPVLNKIDLPNADVEKRSNELMQLIGCKREEILTASGKTGEGVPTILEEVIRQVPSPKGDRDKPFRAVIFDSKYDDYQGVVAFVRCVDGVLKKTDKVHFIATDGDGEALELGYMKPEKTISGIMEAGDIGYLVTGLKEIGYVRVGDTITTPKSGAEPLPGYKEVHPMVYAGIFPEEGNEYERLRDAMLKLKLNDAALVFEPEHSKALGFGFRAGMLGMLHLEIVQERLSREFNMDVVITTPSVGYEVTRTDGTEILVKSPAEFLDRSRIAETREPWVKVDILCPKDYIGNVMSLVQDRRGIYMNTQYLDVTRALLSYEMPLASVIVDFHDKLKGVTAGYASMNYEFKEYRPSEIVRLDIHVAEEPSEALATLLHESEAYRRGKEIVEVLKEELPRAQFAIKLQACIGAKIIASERIAPYRKDVTGYLYGGDVTRKMKLLEKQKKGKKRMLEHSKGSVEIPPDTFIKVLRRG; from the coding sequence ATGGAACAGTCTAGAATTCGCAATTTTTGTATTATTGCGCATATTGATCACGGCAAGTCGACCCTCTCGGATCGACTCCTTGAGGTTACCGGTACCATCGAAAAACGTAAGATGAAGGACCAGGCTCTTGATACCATGGATATTGAGCGAGAACGCGGTATCACCATCAAATTACAGCCGGCGCGCATGCGTTATACAGCAAAAGACGGTGTTGAATATGAGCTCAATCTTATTGATACTCCAGGTCACGTAGATTTTACTTATGAAGTTTCTCGCTCACTTGCGGCTGTTGAAGGCGCGATTCTTCTTGTTGATGCAACACAGGGCGTGCAAGCACAAACTATTGCGAATCTTTATCTCGCTCTCGAGCAAGATCTCGTGATTATTCCTGTGCTCAACAAAATTGATTTACCAAATGCTGATGTTGAGAAACGTTCTAATGAGCTCATGCAACTTATTGGTTGCAAGCGTGAAGAAATTCTTACCGCTTCGGGCAAAACAGGCGAAGGCGTCCCAACCATTCTCGAAGAAGTGATTAGACAGGTTCCGTCACCAAAAGGAGATCGTGACAAGCCTTTTCGTGCCGTGATCTTTGATTCTAAATACGACGACTATCAAGGTGTCGTTGCTTTTGTACGTTGCGTTGATGGAGTACTCAAGAAAACAGACAAGGTACATTTTATCGCCACTGACGGTGATGGCGAAGCGCTTGAACTTGGTTATATGAAGCCCGAAAAAACCATCTCTGGCATCATGGAGGCGGGGGATATCGGCTATCTTGTTACAGGTCTTAAAGAGATCGGCTATGTGCGTGTTGGTGATACGATCACTACTCCAAAATCTGGCGCCGAACCATTGCCTGGGTATAAAGAAGTCCATCCAATGGTGTACGCGGGTATCTTTCCAGAAGAAGGTAATGAATATGAGCGTTTGCGTGATGCGATGTTAAAGCTCAAGCTCAATGATGCAGCGCTAGTCTTTGAACCAGAACATTCAAAAGCGCTTGGCTTTGGTTTTCGTGCGGGTATGCTTGGAATGTTGCATCTCGAGATTGTGCAAGAGCGCTTGTCACGTGAGTTTAATATGGATGTTGTGATCACCACGCCATCGGTAGGTTACGAGGTTACAAGAACAGACGGAACAGAAATCCTCGTAAAATCGCCAGCAGAATTTTTAGACCGTTCTCGTATTGCAGAAACGCGTGAACCTTGGGTCAAAGTCGATATTCTTTGTCCAAAAGACTATATCGGCAATGTGATGTCGCTTGTTCAAGATCGACGCGGTATTTATATGAATACCCAATATCTCGATGTGACTCGCGCTTTGCTTTCCTATGAAATGCCTCTTGCTTCGGTGATTGTAGATTTTCACGACAAGCTTAAAGGCGTTACAGCGGGCTACGCTTCAATGAACTATGAGTTCAAAGAATATCGCCCTTCAGAAATTGTTCGTCTTGATATTCATGTTGCTGAAGAACCGTCAGAAGCACTCGCGACACTTCTTCACGAGAGTGAAGCCTATCGTCGAGGCAAAGAAATTGTTGAAGTATTAAAAGAAGAATTACCACGTGCGCAATTTGCGATTAAACTTCAAGCCTGCATTGGCGCAAAGATTATTGCCTCAGAACGCATCGCGCCTTATCGTAAAGATGTGACGGGATATTTATATGGCGGTGACGTTACACGTAAAATGAAATTGCTTGAAAAACAAAAGAAGGGTAAAAAGCGCATGCTTGAACATAGTAAAGGCTCGGTAGAGATTCCGCCGGATACCTTTATCAAAGTGTTACGTAGAGGGTAA